One window of Quercus robur chromosome 5, dhQueRobu3.1, whole genome shotgun sequence genomic DNA carries:
- the LOC126729187 gene encoding F-box/LRR-repeat protein At3g26922-like has product MEAITRTRNAKVRKVSDKWSTNEGIDRISKLPDSILQHILTFLPTRDAVGTSILSKRWEHLWMSITSFVFCMPCELIYKRDLFMNFVERVLMLRDSSDIKYFALACDVLCDASRINTWILYALQHNVRKLFLALCGLLDAHTFPPCLFNCDSLEDLTLEMSHSTQKMGRVLKLPRSVCFSSLKSLYLKYVTFEGDYSTKRLFSGCPVLENLTLALCKWENVEAVCISAPMLRNLTIYETENRDNCQKLIFGTSLQSFVYIGGLLSDYCFYDSTSLIKAYFDVGCGSFITERATRHRGDAYRANKLLRGLSHVKNLALTPYTLKVLTYAEEFIACLPVFPNLIHLEFHAEPMDFACGTLLRLLQNLPCLSSLAFAEGICLSTYCEKTDWRLAPVPPCFTTRLKTIKICNFCGTEGELHVVKNLLKDATTLEKMVISCSLVKFSVGSGRQKEVREQLLMLPRGSISCVIEIS; this is encoded by the exons ATGGAGGCAATTACTCGGACACGGAATGCCAAAGTCAGGAAGGTTAGTGACAAATGGAGCACTAATGAAGGCATAGATAGAATAAGCAAATTACCTGACTCAATTCTTCAGCACATTCTAACATTCCTTCCCACAAGAGATGCTGTTGGAACAAGCATATTATCGAAGAGATGGGAACACCTATGGATGTCCATTAccagttttgtgttttgtatgcCGTGTGAGTTGATCTATAAGAGGGACCTCTTCATGAATTTTGTGGAAAGAGTACTAATGCTCCGTGACTCCTCAGACATAAAGTATTTTGCACTTGCATGTGATGTTCTGTGTGATGCTTCTCGCATCAATACATGGATATTGTATGCACTACAACACAATGTTCGAAAGTTATTTCTTGCCCTTTGTGGACTCCTAGATGCACACACGTTTCCTCCTTGTTTATTTAATTGTGATTCACTAGAAGACTTAACTCTAGAGATGAGCCATTCGACTCAAAAGATGGGCCGTGTGCTCAAGCTTCCCCGTTCTGTATGTTTTTCAAGTCTCAAGAGCTTGTATCTTAAGTATGTTACGTTTGAAGGGGACTATTCAACAAAACGGCTCTTTTCAGGTTGCCCAGTCCTGGAGAATCTGACTTTAGCTCTTTGCAAGTGGGAGAATGTGGAAGCTGTCTGTATATCTGCTCCCATGCTTCGAAACTTGACCATTTATGAAACAGAAAATCGAGACAATTgtcaaaaattgatttttggaaCGAGTCTTCAAAGCTTCGTTTACATTGGTGGACTCTTAAGTGATTATTGTTTTTATGATTCAACCTCACTAATTAAGGCATATTTTGATGTGGGATGTGGAAGCTTCATTACTGAAAGGGCCACAAGACACAGAGGAGATGCTTATAGGGCAAATAAGCTTCTTAGAGGACTCTCTCATGTGAAAAACCTAGCATTAACTCCTTACACTCTTAAG gttctcaCATATGCAGAAGAATTCATTGCATGTTTGCCTGTGTTTCCAAATTTGATCCATCTTGAATTTCATGCGGAGCCAATGGATTTTGCTTGTGGGACACTGTTGAGATTACTCCAAAACTTGCCTTGTCTTAGTTCTCTTGCTTTTGCAGAG GGAATCTGCCTTTCCACTTATTGTGAAAAAACTGATTGGAGACTGGCTCCAGTTCCTCCTTGTTTCACTACAAGACTCAAGACCatcaaaatatgtaatttttgtggAACTGAAGGAGAACTACATGTAGTAAAGAATTTGCTGAAAGATGCTACAACATTGGAGAAAATGGTAATATCTTGTTCTCTTGTAAAGTTCTCAGTGGGCTCAGGGAGGCAAAAGGAGGTTCGTGAACAGTTACTAATGCTTCCCAGAGGATCAATAAGTTGTGTAATTGAAATTTCATGA